The sequence tactcTGTATTGTGTGTTTATAGACTCACCTCTTCCACTAGTAGAGCAGCCAGTTCCTGACGACAATCGTCAAGGCGACGGCGATCAGCACTATCCACCACCCACACTAAAGCGTCTGTGCTCTCAAAGTAGTTACGCCAATAGGACCGcaatgacctctgacccccaACATCCCAGATATTCAACTTGaggctgtgtgtatgtgtgttgacCGATAATGAGACACAATGGAACATTACTCCCACTTACCCACTGTGCTCCACAGTCTTTATATTGAAACCAAAGGTGGGAGATATGGTGTTGATGTCTTCTCCTATAAACTTCTTGAGAATAGTAGTCTTGCCAGCATTGTCCAGTCCACTAGAGTCCGTTAAGGTCATCTCTAGAACaatagtatacacacacacgtacgtacatagaTAGCAAGGATACAGCATGAGGATTCTGACATCTTTCTCCTTCTGCTTCATCTTCTTTAGAATAGACAAGAGACCCATTATGTCTACGGTACGGGTACGGTGTCAGaggaatgaatgactccccGGTGGGAGTGACTCCCCGGTCATTCCTGCCTAAGGTGTGGGTGACTCCCCCAGGAATAAATGACTCCCCTATGCGCATGTTTGTTCCGCCAATGTTGCCATCAATGTAAGTATATAGTAGCAAgagtacattcatgcactcctcaTAGACATATAGTAGAGAATGAAGAGCCATGCAGGATGAAGAGCAAGGTTAGTAGTAGCATGCAAGGTAGCAATGAAGCAAGTGTTCATCCTGTAGTAgacagcaagtgacagctggaatgTAGACCTATAAATGTGTGAAGAGCAGAGTTGCAAGGTTAATTGTTCTATCCTGTAGTTgacagcaagtgacagctAGATCTATGGTATAAAACCAGTGATCGTTCACAGTCATGTCATTTGAAGAAGGCAGCAAGAAATGGAGAATTTACAAGAGATTGAAAACTATTTACGAAAAGGAGAATACCCTCCTACTATTAACAGCAAAACAGAGAAGGCAAACTTTAGAAGAAAATGCAGGCAGAACTTTAAGTTTGAAAATGGTAGCCTATATTACAAGAAGCACACCAAAGCTGCTGATGCAGCTGACTGGAGGATATGTGTGCGCAGCAATGAGGAGAAATCAAGAATCCTCGAAGATTGCCatgcaggtataataattattatggctttGGTAAAATGATAATAGTAGGTAATAGagcatgtatgtaattatgtatgcttGTAATCTattatacgcatgcatgcaggaacagCTGGTGGCCACTTTGGAAGAGATAGAACTATAGACAAGATATGTTCTAGATTCTACTGGAAGTCGATGGTGGAGGAGATTCGAGAGTATGTAAAGAACTGCAGCCAGTGCCAGAGAATGAACCCAGCATTTGTAAAGACAAATGCCAAACTCCATCCGATATCTGTACAACCCAAAGTCTGGCATCAGGTATATGTacactataatttttatggcattgcataataattatttgttttgagCACAAtcatatattaattataattatgtaattcacTTTATAGGTTGGCATAGACTTGATAGGACCTTTGCCGATTACACCCAATGGCAGCAAATATGTGGTAACATTGGTCGATTATTTTAGCAAATGGGCTGAAGCAGCCCCACTCCCTGACAAAACTGCATTTGGAGTGGCAATGTTCCTGTACAACTTGTTTTGTCGGTAagctatgcatgtgtgtgaaattgtaatcacatgcatctctacacataattataataacacgtATTTAATGATTATGGTTATACATGCACGCAGGTTTGGGTTTTGTGAGGTGCTGATATCGGACCAAGGCCGTGAGTTTGTTAATCAGGTCAACACAGAGCTTTTTCGATTCACTGGAACAGAGCACAGGGTCACTTCAGCTTACCACCCACAAACCAACGGGCTAACTGAACGTTTCAATCAAACACTTCAAACAGCACTACTCAAATATGTGAATGACTCACAGACCGACTGGGACTACCACTTGCCCGCTATTCTCTTTGCTTATAGGACGAGTAAGCAAAAGGCAACGAAGTATTCACCTTTCGAGTTGATGTTCTGTCGGTGagttgttcataattataattattataataattacatgataatctggcatgcatgcattattgtTATAACATTCCACATGCAGGAAACCTGTACTCCCTATTCAACTGGAGTTAGGCAGCGAGGGTgaacttgagcagagctgggACATCATTATGACCCATGCTCGAGCTGTTACAAAGTTAAAGGATGATATCCACAGCAAAGCCAAGAAGAACATTGACAATGCCCAAGAAAAGGACAAGATGTACTATGATCGGAAGCATGCAGACAAGAGGGTGAGCAGGCTATATCATTGTATGAGCGTAGCATGGCTATTTTCATTACTCGTTTAATGTCATAGCCATGTCATTTTtctaattatataggtgtttAAGACTGGGACTTTGGTCTGGCTGAGGAATTCAGCCAGGGAATGTAAGAAGGGAGACAAGCTGAAGCCTCGGTGGTTAGGCCCATACACGGTGGTGGAGTGCTTGGACAAGGGAGTCTTTAAGATTGCCAACCCTAAGACTGGAAAGACCTTAAAAAAGGCTGTTAACCAACAGCGGTTAAAGCATTACCATGGCTCAGACTCCGAAAAACCTATCTTTGATCAACATAGTTCTCTCTCGGATCCTTCCGAATTATCAGACAACCATCACGATGAATCTCTCGATCAGTTTAACCCTTCTTTGACGAGTACTCCTATGAAAGACCCAAGCAAGGTATAATGCATGTGTCTCTAGATTTTgaagctaattataattacattacaTTTCTCTTTACGATATTAATTTAATGTTTCatgtttctttataattatacactccatTTTTAGAAGCTGTGGGAAAAAAATTGTGATTTTCCCTcttctcacaagccagacgccccctcctctcacaagccagccgctccctcctctcacaagccagacgtcccctcctctcacaagccagccgctccctcctctcacaagccagacgtcccctcctctcacaagccagccgctccctcctctcacaagccagacgtcccctcctctcacaagccagacgtcccctcctctcacaagccagccgctccctcctctcacaagccagacgtcccctcctctcacaagccagccgctccctcctctcacaagccagacgtcccctcctctcacaagccagatgcTCACTCCTCTCGCAAGCGAGACGCCCCCTTCTCTCAGGTTAAGACTGCATCCTCTATGGAGCCACCTTTGAAGAAGCAAAGGACTACTCAATCTGTAACAAGAAaggtatatagttatatacttGTTAACAGGAGCTATCgttaattacaattattattaataattatgtgcatgcacactataaaCCGTtcattatgattattattgtgtgcacattcgacagaatt is a genomic window of Halichondria panicea chromosome 15, odHalPani1.1, whole genome shotgun sequence containing:
- the LOC135348314 gene encoding ADP-ribosylation factor-like protein 2 — encoded protein: MGLLSILKKMKQKEKDVRILMLGLDNAGKTTILKKFIGEDINTISPTFGFNIKTVEHSGLKLNIWDVGGQRSLRSYWRNYFESTDALVWVVDSADRRRLDDCRQELAALLVEERLVGATLLIFANKQDLPGAMSAKEIQEALELDSILTHHWEIVACSAVTGEALLKGMDWMTSDISARVFTMD
- the LOC135349237 gene encoding uncharacterized protein LOC135349237 encodes the protein MENLQEIENYLRKGEYPPTINSKTEKANFRRKCRQNFKFENGSLYYKKHTKAADAADWRICVRSNEEKSRILEDCHAGTAGGHFGRDRTIDKICSRFYWKSMVEEIREYVKNCSQCQRMNPAFVKTNAKLHPISVQPKVWHQVGIDLIGPLPITPNGSKYVVTLVDYFSKWAEAAPLPDKTAFGVAMFLYNLFCRFGFCEVLISDQGREFVNQVNTELFRFTGTEHRVTSAYHPQTNGLTERFNQTLQTALLKYVNDSQTDWDYHLPAILFAYRTSKQKATKYSPFELMFCRKPVLPIQLELGSEGELEQSWDIIMTHARAVTKLKDDIHSKAKKNIDNAQEKDKMYYDRKHADKRVFKTGTLVWLRNSARECKKGDKLKPRWLGPYTVVECLDKGVFKIANPKTGKTLKKAVNQQRLKHYHGSDSEKPIFDQHSSLSDPSELSDNHHDESLDQFNPSLTSTPMKDPSKKLWEKNCDFPSSHKPDAPSSHKPAAPSSHKPDVPSSHKPAAPSSHKPDVPSSHKPAAPSSHKPDVPSSHKPDVPSSHKPAAPSSHKPDVPSSHKPAAPSSHKPDVPSSHKPDAHSSRKRDAPFSQVKTASSMEPPLKKQRTTQSVTRKNSSYWVKDLDLRTGDKDVVLAESGMLSDRHMYAAHKLMRMQFPNIEGCYSTLLVQKMSFPAVTSSEATAVQIFFVTERHHWIATALIKGELFLFDSCFQYGKDLEPSAELQIAQMYKPLIAHNGLLLSVASIQQQSSGSNNCGLFAIAAAYHALQGDNLDTITLNEDKMRPHLVRCFENEKLRRFPKSKDVSSRKRPERFSSIVITIYCPCLRPDCYDEMVQCDTCTVWYHYKCVRIKVSPLGDWFCPTCRSR